A part of Primulina eburnea isolate SZY01 chromosome 10, ASM2296580v1, whole genome shotgun sequence genomic DNA contains:
- the LOC140803530 gene encoding probable U3 small nucleolar RNA-associated protein 11: MLSLRNAIPRKAHKERAQPHLRRKFWLLEKHKDYVIRARAYHQKEQTLLKLKEKAALRNPDEFYFKKIKTKIVGGVHKPEFQANKYTNEELMLMKTQDIGNILQKLQTEKKKIERLNGMLHSLDNQSSSKHVYYADNGEEEAREVPKKVSEQGNPSAFKDLPNVILRKTYSSYRELEARKKRLKGLEKIYTDMSMQKELQKRGKKRKLREDEMVSPTSRPVYKWRQERKR, encoded by the exons ATGTTGTCTTTAAGGAATGCTATTCCAAGAAAAGCTCACAAGGAGCGCGCTCAGCC GCATTTGAGAAGGAAATTTTGGCTGCTCGAAAAACATAAAGATTATGTCATTCGTGCACGAGCCTATCACCAGAAGGAGCAGACTTTACTG AAACTTAAGGAAAAAGCAGCATTGAGGAACCCAGATGAATTTTACTTCAAGAAGATTAAAACAAAAATTGTTGGCGGAGTCCATAAACCTGA GTTCCAGGCTAATAAGTACACTAACGAAGAGCTGATGTTGATGAAGACCCAAGACATTGGAAATATTTTACAGAAGCTTCAAACTGAAAAAAAG AAAATTGAAAGACTTAATGGTATGCTGCATTCTCTTGACAATCAGTCATCATCCAAACATGTTTATTATGCCGACAACGGTGA GGAGGAGGCAAGAGAAGTACCCAAAAAAGTTTCAGAACAAGGGAACCCATCAGCTTTTAAAGACTTGCCTAATGTTATTTTGAG GAAGACATATTCTTCATATCGAGAGCTAGAGGCTAGAAAAAAACGGTTAAAAGGTCTAGAGAAAATATACACGGATATGTCTATGCAGAAAGAGTTACag AAAAGGGGTAAGAAACGCAAACTGCGTGAAGATGAAATGGTTAGTCCCACTTCAAGACCCGTGTATAAATGGCGACAGGAAAGGAAACGTTGA